In Bacteroides sp., a genomic segment contains:
- a CDS encoding DUF481 domain-containing protein — translation MLRFYTFIFFLLILPYTNYAQNDTLYLNNGDVIVGDLKSLDRGVLTIEPSYSDSDFKITWEDITEMKATQRYLITLSDGRRITGTFRSAGPGKIFIDDEQGEDITVGQDDVVNIKSLENGGFLSRLSANIDFGLSLTKANNQRQLNGNIRMGYLEDRWSADLYFNSLITTQDNVSDIQRNDGGLGYRYFLPADWNVGADLNFLSNTEQSLELRATAKVGVGNFLRRTNSLYWNVYGGIAYTGETFSPVFNPQDGTTTAPSRQSMEGFFGTELNLYDIGDLNLLTNLVVYPTLVSDESVESGRIRTDLRFDAKYDDVFIKDFYVRAGFTLNYDNRPAEAGRDVDYIFTTGFGWKW, via the coding sequence ATGCTTAGATTCTACACGTTTATTTTTTTCCTTCTTATCCTTCCCTATACGAATTACGCACAAAATGACACGTTGTACCTGAACAACGGGGATGTCATTGTCGGGGATTTAAAAAGCCTGGACCGGGGCGTTCTTACCATTGAACCTTCGTATTCCGATTCTGATTTTAAGATTACCTGGGAAGACATCACAGAGATGAAGGCGACGCAGCGCTACTTAATCACACTTTCCGACGGCCGCAGGATAACCGGAACGTTCAGGAGCGCAGGCCCGGGAAAAATTTTTATCGACGATGAGCAAGGCGAAGACATCACAGTAGGCCAGGATGACGTTGTAAACATAAAGAGTTTGGAAAATGGGGGCTTTCTGAGTCGCCTTTCCGCGAACATTGACTTCGGGCTCTCGCTGACCAAAGCCAACAATCAACGACAGCTAAATGGCAATATAAGGATGGGCTATTTAGAGGACCGATGGTCCGCAGATTTATATTTCAATTCCCTGATAACCACCCAGGACAACGTGTCGGATATTCAAAGAAATGATGGGGGCCTCGGCTACCGCTACTTCCTGCCTGCCGATTGGAATGTTGGGGCAGACCTGAATTTCCTTTCAAACACCGAACAATCATTGGAACTGCGGGCCACGGCTAAGGTTGGTGTTGGTAATTTCCTCAGACGCACCAACTCTTTATACTGGAATGTTTATGGAGGTATCGCTTATACCGGGGAAACCTTCTCGCCTGTTTTTAACCCGCAGGATGGGACCACCACGGCCCCAAGTCGACAGTCTATGGAAGGTTTTTTTGGGACAGAATTAAACCTGTACGACATCGGCGATTTAAACCTTCTCACCAATTTAGTTGTCTATCCAACCCTTGTTTCCGATGAATCCGTTGAATCGGGTCGTATTCGTACAGACCTTAGGTTCGATGCAAAATATGATGATGTTTTCATCAAGGACTTTTACGTCAGGGCCGGTTTTACCCTGAACTATGACAACCGCCCGGCTGAAGCAGGAAGGGATGTCGACTATATCTTTACCACCGGGTTTGGGTGGAAATGGTAA